From one Anabas testudineus chromosome 18, fAnaTes1.2, whole genome shotgun sequence genomic stretch:
- the LOC113157911 gene encoding NACHT and WD repeat domain-containing protein 2 — protein sequence MKRMNPRWKSPPMWPSGVGSRQPCPRESALRKAAISGNIGALPPHHVPTGRSVRVFICANPDDTEAERNALKEHVYPKLRDFCRENYGIEFQVVDLYWGVDPEEWDSPELQRLRMKLLEECLKTSAGPCFVGLVGEKYGSIRVPGEVESAEFEMILDAAVEAGLDTHILEEWYCRDENSVPPAYYLKPKAQMLKNYQNSMESSSATKTKNDKAWRNVSEEIKRIFRTAVLQLQEKGTMKSAQAKKFLCSALEDELDFALGKQTPAFLRKCVCYIRKISNFDRFAKLPEMARYMDIVVSGDRVMRNQEAYERLLKVRDEFIPTVVAASNLRVYSSVTHCDMKLGYSQEVESHYVEGLCKQFYEDMVDIIQATVQQNFDTETDPLYDEILQHLSLCKSYAALYEYKTESLDYVQEYLMPSKGSRMSPLVVYGGPCTGKTLLLSEVAKQAYAWLQKEMGPETDPVVIVRFIGSTQLSTDLRTFLQSICEQIATNYRCLIHFLPNKIQEMRELLINLLGESSFHRPLVIILDALEQLSDADEARKLWWLPIHLPRTVRIVVSTLPNKHGILQKLRHLIHDEGYYVELIQRDRKVCSQTLKQQLLGVKRKVTSGQQIYVNEALAKCTLPMFVNLIYREVVHWRSHKDVDDKSLCSTVHESIEHLFYSVENKLGQRFVFRALGYITMAKAGLTEVELEDILSLDNIVLGDVIVATYLRNPLRISYDLVARLKEELEGYLVERQVRNVTLMVWANRHLHLIAQKLYLSNEEDVHQMHSLLAEYFLGAWSGGRKKIFTYDNNHFTSLNISHHKNPHHQQSHEKTCSDKYSYDRQTPEQPWVFQCNLLEPDIFFVNHRKMTELVYHLSRSGRTDDLMFGVIMNFSWLYTMIKIGQFEKALTDIDLAYSYTQEKELKFLATTLRSIKVKVLKNPASLSAELQQRLLPVVTSLPKLRHLLLECDKDGPKYCSIVPLHSSMDVTYSPERLPLCSSYMQIVEILPTLAPNIVLVALEDGSVSTWDVESRQLLRQIDTAKSVVLGIRLTTDEKYLVVATTKNTLLIYDNHKSCLLSEVEIKGSKHGGITGGVAFINGFTLSTHHALAWLEASKDVNVIDLLYGWPLYQFHCWYEVTCVQCSPDGMYAFCGQYLNTASIFHLGNGDKLATVTSEFSGGFVKSILVLDTLFQMVMVDNEGSLSVWNTKEITNPRLMEDYDCRGDESEVVGIELSEDQRSILICKARSIEVLDTKVWKMVEKFKAKRSERFVAAVLSKNGQSIVASMENTSSIFVWRRDSGQCMASLIEISGAIVKLIKSVHHNLLLSVASSGVLSVWDIDIITAMSNIDKTGKKIQTLQLSGREDYVFTMDGSEAVHKWNFSTGFIETVFKHEGVVENCVLTSSGDLMVTSDDKSSQYIWQTNTGENIFRINGQRISQLLITHNDQFVVSLCEQNASRVWRLATGHKVCNILVTLQNAVITTANTFLVGTSKNKLLAVSLWSGSVSKKFVCDDGITIVNFKLIPDCPDCVVFITSTETVFIWSVADESVCRRVQLPTNFLKNLEDFQISPNGKLGIVSKGDENINVLDLHSGKLRLVHAAGIIWRQKLSRDGRYLVYVCFRNCDEDDDAGVVSNLIVMRLADGKSIGTCSLYKTPTFLSLSQRALNIIIGFEDGSIGTYTVVDRVDAALKIKIATSNSRQIVNNASQKVRPKCGNHSFKSVADCIWRESTEVFSRDSPINVSDSGEGESITPTKKD from the exons ATGAAGCGAATGAAT CCACGCTGGAAGTCGCCCCCCATGTGGCCGTCGGGAGTGGGGAGCAGGCAGCCCTGCCCGCGGGAGTCGGCGCTGCGCAAGGCGGCCATCAGCGGCAACATCGGCGCCCTGCCGCCGCACCACGTCCCCACCGGCCGCAGCGTCCGGGTCTTCATCTGTGCCAACCCCGACG ACACAGAAGCGGAGAGGAACGCACTGAAAGAGCACGTCTACCCCAAGCTACGGGACTTCTGCAGGGAGAACTATGGGATTGAATTCCAG gtggtGGACCTGTACTGGGGCGTAGATCCAGAGGAGTGGGACAGTCCAGAGCTGCAGCGACTTCGAATGAAGCTCCTGGAGGAATGTCTGAAGACCTCAGCGGGGCCGTGTTTTGTT GGTCTGGTGGGAGAAAAGTACGGCAGCATCCGAGTGCCGGGGGAGGTGGAATCGGCCGAGTTTGAGATGATCTTGGATGCAGCTGTGGAGGCAGGGCTGGACACACACATCTTGGAAGAGTGGTACTGCAGGGATGAAAACTCGGTGCCACCCGCATACTACCTCAAACCCAAAGCCCAAATGCTTAAGAACTACCAGAACTCT ATGGAATCTAGCAGCGCAACCAAGACCAAGAATGACAAGGCCTGGAGGAACGTGTCGGAGGAGATCAAGAGGATCTTCCGAACAGCGGTGCTGCAGCTTCAAGAGAAGGGGACCATGAAGAGCGCTCAGGCCAAGAAATTTCTTTGCTCTG CCTTGGAGGATGAATTAGACTTTGCCCTTGGGAAACAAACTCCTGCCTTTCTCAGGAAATGTGTCTGCTACATTCGCAAGATCTCCAACTTTGACCGGTTTGCCAAGCTTCCCGAGATGGCCCGATACATGGACATCGTGGTCAGCGGTGATCGCGTCATGCGCAACCAGGAAGCCTACGAACGCCTTCTGAAGGTACGAGATGAGTTCATCCCGACAGTTGTTGCTGCCTCCAACCTCCGCGTCTATTCCTCCGTCACCCACTGTGACATGAAGCTGGGCTACTCCCAAGAAGTGGAGAGCCACTATGTGGAAGGTCTGTGTAAACAGTTCTATGAGGACATGGTGGATATCATCCAAGCCACAGTCCAGCAGAACTTTGACACAGAGACGGACCCACTGTACGATGAGATCCTGCagcacctctctctctgtaaaaGCTATGCAGCCCTCTACGAGTACAAGACTGAGTCGTTGGATTATGTGCAGGAGTATCTTATGCCATCCAAGGGGAGCAGAATGAGCCCTCTGGTGGTGTATGGAGGTCCGTGCACTGGGAAGACGCTGCTGCTATCTGAGGTTGCCAAACAG gCCTACGCATGGCTGCAGAAAGAGATGGGTCCCGAAACCGACCCGGTGGTCATCGTTCGTTTTATTGGCTCAACCCAGCTCTCAACAGACCTACGCACATTCCTCCAGAGCATCTGTGAACAGATTGCAACAAACTACCGCTGCCTGATTCACTTTTTGCCTAACAAGATCCAGGAGATGAGGGAGCTCCTGATCAACCTTCTAGGGGAATCTTCATTCCACAGGCCCTTGGTCATCATCCTGGATGCCCTGGAGCAGCTTTCAGATGCTGACGAAGCTCGCAAGTTGTGGTGGCTACCAATTCACCTGCCTAGGACTGTCCGCATTGTAGTGTCAACATTGCCCAATAAACATGGCATCCTGCAGAAACTGCGACACCTCATCCATGATGAAGGATATTATGTGGAATTAATTCAGAGAGACCGTAAGGTCTGCAGCCAGACATTAAAACAGCAGTTGCTGGGGGTGAAGCGGAAAGTCACCTCAGGCCAGCAGATATATGTAAATGAAGCACTTGCTAAGTGTACGTTACCCATGTTTGTGAACCTCATCTACAGAGAAGTAGTTCACTGGAGGTCCCACAAAGATGTGGATGACAAGTCTCTGTGCTCCACAGTGCATGAAAGCATAGAGCATCTATTCTACTCCGTGGAGAACAAATTGGGCCAAAGATTTGTCTTCAGAGCATTAGGGTACATCACCATGGCCAAGGCTGGACTAACGGAGGTCGAGCTGGAAGATATTCTATCTCTTGATAACATTGTCTTAGGTGATGTCATCGTCGCAACTTACCTTAGAAACCCTTTGAGGATCTCATATGACTTGGTTGCGAGGCTCAAAGAGGAGCTTGAGGGTTATCTGGTCGAACGCCAAGTGCGTAACGTCACCCTGATGGTCTGGGCCAACAGACACCTTCATCTTATTGCCCAGAAACTGTATCTTAGCAATGAGGAGGATGTGCATCAAATGCACAGCCTTCTTGCGGAGTACTTCCTAGGTGCATGGTCAGGAGGCAGGAAGAAGATCTTTACTTACGATAACAACCACTTCACGTCCCTGAACATATCTCACCACAAAAACCCTCACCATCAACAGTCCCATGAAAAAACATGTTCTGACAAGTATTCCTATGACAGGCAGACTCCAGAGCAGCCTTGGGTGTTCCAGTGTAACCTCTTGGAGCctgacattttctttgtcaACCATAGAAAGATGACAGAGCTCGTGTACCATCTTTCCAGGAGTGGGCGCACTGATGACCTCATGTTCGGTGTTATAATGAACTTCAGCTGGCTCTATACAATGATCAAGATTGGTCAGTTTGAAAAGGCTTTAACAGACATTGACCTAGCTTACAGCTATACTCAAGAAAAAGAACTGAAGTTCTTGGCCACCACTCTGCGTAGCATCAAGGTAAAAGTGCTAAAGAACCCAGCATCATTGTCTGCAGAATTGCAGCAAAGGCTTCTGCCAGTTGTCACCTCCCTCCCAAAGCTCAGACATCTCCTCCTGGAGTGTGACAAAGATGGGCCGAAGTACTGCTCCATTGTGCCTCTCCACTCCTCTATGGATGTCACTTACAGTCCAGAGAGGCTTCCTCTGTGCTCTAGCTACATGCAGATTGTGGAGATTTTGCCCACATTAGCTCCAAATATAGTCCTCGTAGCCTTGGAAGACGGGTCTGTCAGTACCTGGGATGTAGAGAGCAGGCAACTTCTAAGACAGATCGACACAGCCAAATCTGTTGTGCTGGGAATCAGGCTAACTACTGATGAAAAATATCTGGTTGTGGCCACAACCAAAAACACGCTGCTCATATATGATAATCACAAGTCCTGCCTTTTATCTGAGGTTGAAATCAAGGGGTCAAAGCATGGTGGCATTACTGGCGGGGTGGCCTTCATCAATGGTTTCACTTTGTCAACCCATCATGCTTTGGCTTGGCTTGAAGCTAGTAAAGACGTCAACGTCATTGACCTACTCTATGGTTGGCCTCTCTACCAGTTCCATTGCTGGTACGAAGTGACTTGTGTCCAGTGCTCTCCAGATGGAATGTATGCCTTCTGTGGCCAGTACCTCAACACTGCATCCATCTTTCATCTGGGAAACGGGGACAAGCTAGCAACTGTCACCTCTGAGTTTTCTGGGGGGTTTGTAAAGTCCATTCTGGTTCTAGACACCCTATTCCAAATGGTGATGGTTGACAATGAAGGCAGTTTGTCAGTATGGAACACCAAAGAGATCACTAACCCAAGGCTGATGGAGGATTATGACTGTAGAGGGGATGAGAGTGAAGTGGTGGGCATTGAGCTATCTGAAGACCAGCGCTCCATTCTCATTTGCAAGGCCAGAAGTATTGAAGTTCTGGATACAAAAGTATGGAAAATGGTGGAGAAGTTTAAAGCCAAACGTAGTGAACGATTTGTAGCTGCTGTTCTCTCCAAAAATGGACAAAGCATTGTGGCCTCCATGGAGAACACCTCTTCCATCTTTGTCTGGAGGCGTGACAGTGGACAGTGCATGGCCAGCCTGATTGAGATCTCAGGGGCTATCGTCAAACTCATTAAATCAGTCCATCATAACTTGCTGCTTTCTGTTGCAAGCAGTGGAGTACTGTCTGTTTGGGACATTGATATAATCACCGCCATGTCCAATATCGACAAAACAGGCAAGAAGATCCAGACCTTGCAACTGTCTGGCAGAGAGGATTACGTGTTTACAATGGACGGTTCAGAGGCTGTCCACAAGTGGAACTTCAGCACCGGCTTTATTGAGACAGTCTTCAAGCACGAAGGCGTAGTGGAGAATTGTGTTCTTACCTCCTCAGGGGATCTGATGGTGACTTCAGATGACAAGTCCAGTCAGTACATTTGGCAAACCAACACGGGAGAAAATATTTTCCGCATCAATGGACAAAGAATATCACAACTGCTAATTACGCACAACGACCAGTttgttgtgtctctctgtgagCAGAATGCTTCCAGAGTCTGGAGGCTTGCGACTGGTCACAAAGTGTGCAACATTTTAGTCACCCTGCAGAATGCAGTGATCACCACAGCAAACACTTTCTTAGTGGGAACCTCCAAAAACAAGCTCCTCGCGGTTAGCCTGTGGTCAGGCAGCGTATCCAAGAAGTTTGTCTGTGATGATGGTATTACCATTGTCAACTTCAAGCTCATACCCGACTGCCCTGACTGCGTAGTGTTCATCACATCCACAGAAACCGTGTTCATCTGGAGTGTGGCAGATGAGTCCGTTTGCAGGCGAGTCCAGTTGCCAACCAACTTCCTCAAAAATCTGGAGGACTTCCAGATTTCTCCCAATGGAAAACTAGGAATTGTATCCAAAGGGGACGAGAATATCAATGTCCTGGACCTTCACAGTGGGAAACTAAGGCTTGTCCATGCTGCTGGTATAATCTGGCGACAGAAATTATCGAGAGATGGACGTTATCTAGTATACGTCTGTTTCCGGAACTGTGATGAAGATGACGATGCCGGTGTTGTGTCCAACCTGATTGTGATGCGCCTTGCTGATGGTAAGAGCATCGGCACATGCTCGCTGTACAAGACGCCaacctttctgtctctgtcccagCGAGCACTAAACATCATCATTGGCTTCGAGGATGGCAGCATCGGCACTTACACAGTAGTGGACAGAGTAGACGCCGCACTCAAGATAAAGATAGCCACGTCCAACAGCCGACAGATTGTCAACAATGCCTCACAGAAGGTACGGCCTAAGTGCGGTAACCATTCCTTTAAGAGTGTTGCCGACTGCATTTGGAGGGAGTCAACGGAGGTGTTCTCCAGGGACAGCCCCATCAACGTGTCAGACTCCGGGGAAGGTGAGTCGATCACGCCTACAAAAAAAGATTGA